The sequence AGAAAAATAATCTGATGTCTGTAATCTATATGGTTGTATTATTCGGTACAATTATTTTTACGCAAATACAAGTACGTGAACAATCGCTTGGAGGCATCATGTCGTTTTCAAAAGCATTTGGAACAGGAATGTTACTTGCTTTGGCAGTCGCTTTAATGTTTGGCGTATTTAATTTTATTTTTTACACTGTTATTTCTCCGGATACATTAAGTGAGGCAAACAGAATGGCTGAAACAAGTATGCGTGAAAAAGGAAATTCACAGGAAGAAATTGATATGGCAATGAAATTTACAGGATTCATGTTTACACCGGTTGGAATTTTAATTTCTACAATAATTTTTTATCCTTTATTTGGAATGTTGCTTTCATTAGTTGCTTCATTGTTCACACAAAGAAACAGATAACACATCATGCAAATTTCTGTTGTTGTTCCATTATTAAATGAAGAAGAATCATTACCCGAACTTGCGGATTGGATTGCAAGGGTTATGGATCAACATCAATTTGAATCATGGGAAGTTATTTTTATTGATGATGGCAGTACTGACAATTCCTGGAATATAATTACAGCATTACATCAAAAAGATAATCGTTTTAAAGGAAGGAAATTTCGTCGCAATTACGGAAAGTCTGCTGCTTTAAATATTGGTTTTGAAGCTGCACAAGGTGATGTTGTAATTACTATGGATGCCGATATGCAGGACAGTCCCGATGAAATTCCCGGGTTATATAAAATGATTATTGAAGAGAAATATGATATGGTGAGTGGTTGGAAAAAAGAACGCCATGATCCTCTTATTAAAACAATTCCTTCTAAATTTTTTAATCGTGTTACTTCTATTATGACCGGAATTAAATTGCATGATTTTAATTGCGGATTAAAAGCATATAAAAAAGATGTAGTAAAACATATTGAAGTGTATGGTGAAATGCATCGCTACATTCCAATGATTGCAAAATCTGCGGGATATAATAAAATTGGTGAGAAGATAGTACAACATCGTGCAAGAAAATATGGCACTACAAAATTCGGATGGGAAAGATTTACAAGAGGGTTTCTGGATTTGCTAAGCATCATGTTTGTTTCCAAATTCGGAAAACGGCCAATGCATATTTTCGGGGGCTTGGGATTCTTATCTTTTCTTGCAGGTGGATTAATTACGATATGGTTGATAGCAGAAAAGTTGTATAAAATAAATCACCATTTACCTTACCGTCAGATAACAGATCAACCATTGTTTTTTATTGCATTGGTAGTTGTTATCGTTGGCGTGCAATTATTTGTCGCAGGATTTTTAGGTGAGTTAATTTCTCGTAATTCTCCACTGCGCAATACTTATGAAGTAGAAGAAACTCTGCATTAATGAAATGTATTTTACTTGGTACTGCATATCCTTATCGTGGCGGCCTCGCTGCATTTAATGAAAGATTAGTAAGAGAATTTATTGCAGCAGGACACGATGCATCTATCATCACCTTCACATTACAATATCCCAATTTTTTATTTCCGGGTAAAACACAATTCAGTGATTCAACACCGCCTGAAAATATTTCTATCCAGCGAAAAGTAAATGCAATTAACCCTTTTAATTGGTGGAGCGTAGGGAAATATATTCAACAACAAAAACCTGATGTATTAATTATAAAATATTGGTTGCCATTTATGGCGCCGTGTTTTGCAACTATTGCCCGCATTGCAAAAAAAATGGTATTACTAAAGTGATTTGCATTGCTGATAATATTATACCGCATGAACCAAAATTTTACGATAATTATGTTACAAAGTATTTTATAAAACAAATGGATGGGTTTGTGGTGATGAGTAAACAAGTATTAAAAGATTTGGCAAAATTTAATAGAAATAAACTGCGGGCAACAACACCACATCCGCTGTTTGATAATTTCGG is a genomic window of Bacteroidota bacterium containing:
- a CDS encoding DUF4199 domain-containing protein; this translates as MEENNTTLIPRSKIIWRNAIAITLLFAVVLILTDMFKDQMMEKNNLMSVIYMVVLFGTIIFTQIQVREQSLGGIMSFSKAFGTGMLLALAVALMFGVFNFIFYTVISPDTLSEANRMAETSMREKGNSQEEIDMAMKFTGFMFTPVGILISTIIFYPLFGMLLSLVASLFTQRNR
- a CDS encoding glycosyltransferase family 2 protein, which gives rise to MQISVVVPLLNEEESLPELADWIARVMDQHQFESWEVIFIDDGSTDNSWNIITALHQKDNRFKGRKFRRNYGKSAALNIGFEAAQGDVVITMDADMQDSPDEIPGLYKMIIEEKYDMVSGWKKERHDPLIKTIPSKFFNRVTSIMTGIKLHDFNCGLKAYKKDVVKHIEVYGEMHRYIPMIAKSAGYNKIGEKIVQHRARKYGTTKFGWERFTRGFLDLLSIMFVSKFGKRPMHIFGGLGFLSFLAGGLITIWLIAEKLYKINHHLPYRQITDQPLFFIALVVVIVGVQLFVAGFLGELISRNSPLRNTYEVEETLH